The nucleotide sequence GTCATTCAAAAATTTCCAGAATATTTCTAATATTCTTCTTTGATGTTGGTTATTAACAGTTATTTTGTTTCAGCACGCCTTTGTCAGTTTATAGAACTGACACTCAAGAATGATAACTTTAAAACTGCCAACAATATTCAAATGTTTAAGTAAATTATAGTAGTCATAAGATGAAATAttacagtcattaaaaataatcaggtTATTCAAGTGACATCAAAAAATGTCCAAAAAGAAGTCCAGCAGGACTCAGTGCAAttctaaatttgtttaaaataaaaaacacaaggcaAATTATGCATCACAgtcacacaaaaaaattttagaaaaacctTCAAAATATCAACAGTGACTAACCCTGAatgattattttccctttttatgctTTCTATAAAATTATACGTTTTCTATAGTAGACAcaatgcttttttaaagaagaaaatgataaatgggTATTTTCATAAAAGAACTATGGCCTATCAAAAGAAAGGGTACTAAAAGCCATCAAGAGTACTCATTTCAGTTACAGGTAGAAATTAAGGTGTACTGGGTACCAGTTAACACCCTACTAGGGTAATAAAATGTCTCACTGCTCTTAGAGCTTCCACTAAGAAGAATCAATTCAAGGCCACCatctaaaagaaagaataaacagaattttaaCTGTTTTGGGTTATATACATCAAAATGAAAGGCTAGGTTCTATTTTTCCAATATAGAAATAATGGACATGAGCAATTTTAAATTGCTGCATAAATACGGAGGGAAGAAAGACCTGGAGTACAACACAAAGATTTGTTATTTGTTCAATAAGTgcaattcttaataaataaatttgaataaaacttATATTCAAATGCCTATGTGACCATAAATTGTTTGAAgtgttaattttcttcttcacGATATCTGGAAGAAACAAAGATAGCAGATATATAACAAATGCAATTTAAATAAGTATCTGTAACTCCCCACAGCATTCAAACactttcatatttattatctcatgtctttcatataaaatatctcaTGATATCTCATACATATTGATAGCAATCAGAAAGAAGCCATGTTTGATAATCGCTTTTGAACATAATTCATAATTTAGGTAATAACATTTGgagataataataaaagtaatgagtctttttcatttttatttatttacttggagatagagagagaaaggggggtgggggcttggggagagggcagagggaaagggagaaagagaatattaagcaagctccatgcccagtgtgaagcccgacatggggctcgatcttaggacctgagatcaggacttgatcCGAAATTAAgggtcagatgtttaaccaactgaaccacccaggcagccgaagaagactttttaaaaaatgaggatattttaaaaagtataacagTAAAAGGGACAAGATAGTAAAAGTTTATCAGAAAATAGTAATCATTTTTCTACAACTAATttatgtcaaaaaacaaaaccacttatGTAGCTTTCATCTATATGTCATATaacacagactttaaaaaatcCTAACTAACAGGCCACTGGCCTTTTATGTATCACTTATTCATTGAACCTTAACTTACTGAACAGAGACATGCAGCatgaaaagacaaaggacaaccatgctcaacagtaagaaaacaaacaacccagttaaaaaatggacaaaaaagtTTTTTCAGGGCTCTTTGCAAGGAGACTTGGGACGAAGTTGTAGCAAAGCAGCAGCTACAGTTGCACCGTTGTATCTTCAGCTTCAGAATGTTTCCCATAGTCAGAACCGCTCTAAGTCGTCTCCGAGTTCAAAGCATTCCACAAACAATGGCAAGGCAGAGCCACCAGAAAAGGACACCTGATTTCCATGACAAATATGGTAATGCCGTACTAGCTAGTGGAGCCACTTTCTGTATTGCTGTATGGGCATATACAGCAACACAAATTGGAATAGAGTGGAACCTGTCCCCTGTTGGCAGAGTCACCCCAAAGGAATGGAGAGATCAGTAAACATCCCAGTTGGTGTAATACTGAATTGTTTCAAAACCAACTCATAATTGATGCCAAGTAAAAGCACTGTGCACCCATTAAAGTATGGCATGGTTGAAGAAATCAAGTACATTtgaaaccttcaaaaaaaaaaaaatggacaaaagatctgaacaggcaccacaccaaagaagatatacagatggcaaacaagcttatgaaaagatgttccacatcacaTGTCATTAGGGAATAGTAAACTAAAACAACATTGAGACAGGACTACATACTTAATAGAATGGCTAAACTCCAAAAACCTGATAATACCAAATAGCAGCAAGGATGTAGAACAAGAGGAACTTTTATTCATTGCTGTTGAGAATGCAAAATGCTACatccactctggaagacagtctGGCAATTTCCTACAAAGCTAAGCGTAGTCTTACCATATGATTTAGCAATGGCACTCCTAGGTTTACATCCAATTAGTTGAAAATttacgtccacacaaaaacctgagcACAaatagcagcttcattcataactGCCAATAGCTGGAAGCAACAAAGATGTCCTTCaaaaagtaaatggataaaatggCACATCCATACCATAGAATAATAtccagtgataaaaagaaatgaattatcaagccacaaaaagacatggaggaaccttaaatgcatactgcttagtgaaaaaagccagtctgaaAAAGCTACTTATTgtgtgattccaattatatggtatttggggaaaggcaaaactacaggAGCAGaaagaatggtggctgccaggctTGCCAGAATGAATAGGTAGAgcccagaggatttttagggcagtaaaactgttctatatgataccataatggtggatacaggacattatgcatttgtcaaaactcaaagaaCTGTACAATACTAAGAGTGAACAGTAATGTGAACTAtggattttaattaataataatgtatcaatattagttcatcaactgtaacaagtACACTACATTAATGTAAGATGGTAATGAAGGGAAACCACAAGCTGGGGTAAGGgtgtatatgggaactctgtactatctgttcaattttctggaaacctaaaactattctaaagaGACTGTTGTTCTACAACctaaaagattgttttaaaagattagttGTTTGGGGAAAAGAATTTTTCATTACTGTTGTTGTTGAAGTATAGGATTCTGAGAAAAGATGGGAGGGCCTTGTAAATACTTAAGGGCAAGATTTCAAAAGGTTTTTGTATGTTGCACTAAGAACTTTATACTGAATCTTATGATGTATGGGGAGTCATTAAATGTGAGTGACATAATAAGATCCAGGTTTTAGAAAGATAACTCTTGGTGAGGACACTGTTTTAGAGTGTGAGACTTAAAGAAATCCAGGAAAGCATTTAGGAAGCTATTACAATGCTAACAGCGATAGCAATAAAAATGATAACAATTTTTACTGTGTCCTTTTTATTACCAAGGACTTTGTATTATCTCAATTAAATCTTAGTAGGCCCTATTATCACTATCacattataaatgagaaaataaggtaCAGTGAGATTAAGCATCTCAAAGTTAcatgagtggggcgcctgggtggctcagttggttaagcgactgccttcggctcaggtcatgatcctggagtcccaggatcgagtcccatatcaggttccatgctcagcggggagtctgcttctccctctgaccctcttccctcttgtgctctctgtctttcattgtctctctctcaaaaaaataaataaaatctttaaaaaataataaaaaaaaagttacatgagCCAAGATATGCAGATAAGGAGCATGGCTCCATAAGGGGCTATACATGTTTCAGAATTACAGAGGTTTGGGTGTCAAAGGTTGAACGACAAGAGATGTTGAAGGCTATAGCTAGATAAACACATTCTACATTATGATAACAaggatttctttttgatttataagCTACAAATACCATGTTCTTCTCCTATATTTTTCTCCTCTATGAAATACTATACAACCACTCATTCAACataatttattgagtacctagtatgtgccaggtattgtggTAGGCTCTGTTTACACAATTATAACCTAAACAGTCCTGATCATGTCATCATGGAGTTAAGAGTCAAAATTCATTTGCTCCCTTAAATTTTAATAGACAAAATCATCTGGATCCAATCAAAAAGTACATTCCAGTACACCACCTAGTATTcagaaatattcattcattcacttattccttcCACAAACATTTAATAAGAATCTATTATGAACCAAGCACTATTTTGGTTGTTAGTGAGACAACAATGAATAACACAAAGCTCCTTGATTTCATGAAACTAACATTCTAGTGGGAGAGCAGGGAAGACAATAagcaaatacataatataaattcTGATAgtgataaatgttatttaaaaattaaacaggtaaaaaaaaaaccatactgTTAGCAATGATATTTATTGATTAGGGTAGATAGGAAGGGCCTGTCTGAAGGTGTGACCATTGAGCAGAGTCCTACAGGAAGCAAAAAGCCCTAGAAGGGTATCAAGGAAAACGTTCCAGcctctgagaaaaacaaatgtgtatGCACatctgtagttttaaaatatttgtttccactGATTAAAAGATTTTCCAGATAGAGCAGAGAATTTACGTCATATACCCTTTCATTTGTTCCGAAAGTATTTGCTTGGTCTACTCTAtatatgacataataaaaaagcAATCATTATAAGGAAAATGGAAGGTTTCAATCCCAGATAGCCTAAAACCTGAATATAAGTAGAGAAAAACATTACAGGAAGAATGCTATATTCTCTCTCCCCAATCCCTCCCTTACACAAGACACAATCACAAGAGCATCTGGCTATTATTCATTCATGGTATCCAGAGAGGTGCTTGTTGATCTTTACTAGGTTTTTGAGGATGGTCTCAAATTCACTTTGTGTGGCATCTATCCTGATCCTCAATTTAAGAAATATGCTCAGAAAAGTAGGAACCGAACGGGCCTGACCGAACCAGTGGGAATGTGATGGGTGCCTGAATTAGAGCCCGGGGGTCCTGGCTAGGAGACTGTGGCAAAGATGGTCAAAAAAAGCAGGCGAAGGAAAGGGAGTCGGCCAGGGGCAAGTGCTTTCTAATAGCACAAGCTGGTCGTACCTCTGGATCTTACCTTCACTGAGATTCCGACCCGACAGGTTTAACTGGCCGCTCTTCCTCGCTGCCTTTAACAGCCCCTGCGGTACTGAAGCACCGAAGTCTCCCCTCTCAGCTCTGAAACCCACTCGGGTATCTCGCTCCGCCACTCCCTTCAGGCTCGACATGTTCAAACCCTTTAGTCCAGAAACAGAGCCGCGCGCGTGACGTTTAAAGGTGGCGCCTGCGTGCTACCCCGCCCCTGCCGTGAGCGCGCGCTCCGTGCGCTGTGCTCGTGGCCTGGCGACGGGCCTTCGCTCTCCGCGGCGCGGCCCCGATGTCGTCACCGTCAGTGCCTGGGCTGGAGCGTAGAGGAGCCCTTCCCGTTGCCGGTGCCGGCCTTGTGTCTTGCAGTTACTTCGCTCAAGTAAGTGCGTTTAACGGGCTGAAGAGGGGCTTTAAGGGTTTATTGTTTGTACTGTTGCTGCGACTCCAGCCTTCTGTGCTCCCGCCTTGGCGAGGGTGTCAGGGAAGGATAACCTCTCTTCTCGCCTGGCCTGAACGTGGGCCTTGACTAAAACTTGAGACCTGGGCGCGGTCTGCAGCCTCTCTGGACCCTAGAGTGTGTTTGTCGTTTGTGGTGGTGGCGCAGGACCTTCGTCCGGCGTAACAAGTAAAACAGATTTGTGTTCTTCGCGCGTATACCCGGACTCCTAGAATTAGAGCACCTTGCCTGCTGTTGTATTTAGTTTCTGGTCCAGAATAGGAGGTAGTGTGAAATGGAAGAGCTGGcatcagaggagaaaaagaaagcttaaTGATAAATGTTCTCTCCACTGGACGGTGTACAGAGACAAGTGGAGACGCAAACTTTAGTGTAGCGAAAACAGCTTGGACTTTGGAGCCCAGGAGATGTGAGTTCGAATCCCAGCTGCTTCTGTATCTTACCAGCCGTGTAACTAACTAGGCAGTTTATTTGCCCGTTTTTAAAGCTTACTTCTTTTTAGTGAATTTAGGAATAATTCCTATCTCATTCGGTTttgttgttcgtttgtttgttgaAATAAGTGAAGATAGAGCTTTAAATATTGAGTGCTTGGTGAGGAAAGGGACTCCAGGatagaaaatgaagattttgTCCAATACGTCCGTTTTCCCGGGTAGTTAGTTTCTGTCTGAAATGTACACCTGTAATGATTCATTCGACAAATAATTAGGAATTCATCATCTTCAGTACTGTGCTGGGTGCTAGACTTTTCTTTTGCCTgaagtgattttgttttaaaaggcaTATCCCGGGAAATATCCTCCTAACCCTCTATTAACTTGGGGATCGGTAGGATGTTTGAAAGGTAGGATGACGGCCCACTGACAGATTCTGCAGCACAGAGTTTTGCCTGAGTCCAGGTTCTTGCTACCTGTAAAATTCGGTTTTTAACCCCCTCTCACTTTTACTTCTTGGTTCTTTAGAGTTCTTTACACTAAAAGTGAATAGCAGAAAACTACCAGTAGTTACACTACCAAGCAAGCAGAGTGGGTTTTAATGCAAGGACCCTAGTTTTTGCAAGGTCACTAATGagcatcctccccaccccaagtTTATCTGGACAGTAATGATTATTTCCACCTTACTGAGGGGTAAGTGCCAGGTTCAGTGCTAATAATACCTCCTTTGCTATCTCTTATTCAGCGCAATAGCCAatttgaagaaattgaggctgaAAGGGATTAAGGAACTTGCTGAATG is from Zalophus californianus isolate mZalCal1 chromosome 4, mZalCal1.pri.v2, whole genome shotgun sequence and encodes:
- the LOC113915131 gene encoding cytochrome c oxidase subunit 7B, mitochondrial; the encoded protein is MFPIVRTALSRLRVQSIPQTMARQSHQKRTPDFHDKYGNAVLASGATFCIAVWAYTATQIGIEWNLSPVGRVTPKEWRDQ